Below is a genomic region from Spartinivicinus marinus.
GATATCTATTTTTCTTACTATCCAGAGTTACAAAAAACCAAACAGCAGCTTATGGATTATTTAGCCCACTAAAGCAACAATACTAGTCAAGGAAAGCGTATATACCCCAAGTGTAGGGTTTTTGATAGGGGGGGGGGTTATGAAGTCAACACTGAACAAATCTCAACAAAGACTTGTTGTCATTGTCCTAGGTAGTTTGGCAATGCTCATGACGCTGTTATGGTTTGCACAACACACACGAGACTCAGCTTATAATACGTTACAACAACAGGCACAAAATGAATTAGCCCGCTACCGAATAACCCTACAAGGTATTTTGGCAAAATATGAGTCTCTTCCCCAACTGCTGGCTTCACACCCCTTATTACAAACTTATGCCGCCCAACCATCTAACCAGTCCATTGATCATATCAACAATTTGTTTGCCACAACTGCGACATTGACAGGTGCAGCCAATATCTATTTGCTTGATAGCTCGGGACTAACTGTTTCAGCCAATAATTGGAACCAGCCAACCAGCTTCATTGGTCGTAACTTTAACTATCGTCCTTATTTTTTACAGGCATTACAGGGAAAATCGGGGCGTTACTACGCTATTGGCACTACATCCAAACAACGCGGCTATTACTTCTCTTACCCCATCCGGCATAACCAACAAACAGTAGCTGTTATTGTCGTTAAAGTCAGTCTAAGTAATATAGAAAGTCGTTGGGAAACCGCCTGGGAAAGAAATCAACCCCAATTAGTAGTAGCCGACCCTGACGGTATTATATTTATTAGCAGTAGAGCCCAGTGGCGATTTAAATCTTTGCAGCCCTTATCAATGAGCCAGCTCAGACGTTTACGCCAAACCAAACGTTATGGCGATAAGCCAATAATGACATTAACCTTAACAACAAAACCACTTTCAGCCACCTTTAGCCCTGCAACAACAATATTTACTATTCCAGAACCGGATGGTACAGAGAGACAATATTTAGCCAGCCACCTGGATATGCCTGAAGCAGGTTGGCGAGTTTATATCTTACTGGATTTAGCGTCAGCTCACAGGGATAGCTGGTTTACACTAATATTAATAGCAACCTTGCTCACATTAGGGCTATTAGTTATTTTATTCATTACAGAAAAAATTAATAACGTACGGCAACTGCGAGAAGCAAGAGACTTGCTTGAAACCCGCGTCATGGCAAGAACAGTTGACTTAACTGCCAGCAATGAGCGTTTATTAGAAGAAATTGAAGAGCGAGAAAAAACAGCCGCTGAATTAAAACAAACCCAAGATGAGCTGATTCAGGCTGCCAAGCTGGCTCTATTAGGCCAAATGTCTGCAGGCATTAATCACGAGCTTAATCAACCACTGACAGCAATTCAAGCTTATGCTGACAATGCTGGAAAGTTTTTAACAAAAAACCGACAAGCAGAAGCAGAGGATAACCTCAGTCAAATCAGTTTGTTATGTAAAAAAATGGCAAATATTATTGCCCAGTTTAAAGTCTTTTCTCGAAAAACCTCTGGCACTTTTTTACCCGTAGAAGTCATAAGCTGTATAGCTGACTCACTACGCCTACTTGATAGCCAAATCAAACGCAACCAAATACAGTTGATGGTTAATGCAACGATTAAGGAAGCCTTTATTTTAGGCGATGCCGTCCGGCTGGAGCAGGTCTTTGTTAATTTGCTTTCCAACGCTATTCAGGAACTTAATGAAAGTACTAAAAAAGCCATAACAATCAATGTTGAAATAAGCAATATTGAAACGAGCAATGACAAATTAATTATTCAGTTTAGGGATTCAGGGCCCGGTATTACCAACGTAAAAAAAATATTTGAACCGTTTTATACTACAAAAGAGATTAGCCTTGGGTTAGGTTTAGGGCTGACCATTTCAAAGCGTATTATCGAGTCATTTAATGGTCAATTAACTGCAGCAAACCACCCGGCTGGAGGTGCCGTTTTTAGTGTAGAGTTACCTCTATACAAAGGCGCCTCTAAAAATGAAAAAGAAAACAAGTAGTGAACAATGAGTGTACGATGAAAGGTCTTATTTGGTTTATTGATGATGACGAACATATTCGACGTGTCGTTCAACAAAGCCTATCGCTGGCAGATTATGAGGTAGCCACTTATGAATCTGCCGCAGCGGTACTAAAAGCCTACCAACCAGACTGGCCAGGCATTATTATTACCGATATCAATATGCCAGGGATTTCTGGCATTGAACTGCTAAAACAGATATTACAGCAGGATGCTACCCAACCTGTTATTTTACTAACCGGCCATGGCGATATTTCCACTGCA
It encodes:
- a CDS encoding sensor histidine kinase, whose product is MKSTLNKSQQRLVVIVLGSLAMLMTLLWFAQHTRDSAYNTLQQQAQNELARYRITLQGILAKYESLPQLLASHPLLQTYAAQPSNQSIDHINNLFATTATLTGAANIYLLDSSGLTVSANNWNQPTSFIGRNFNYRPYFLQALQGKSGRYYAIGTTSKQRGYYFSYPIRHNQQTVAVIVVKVSLSNIESRWETAWERNQPQLVVADPDGIIFISSRAQWRFKSLQPLSMSQLRRLRQTKRYGDKPIMTLTLTTKPLSATFSPATTIFTIPEPDGTERQYLASHLDMPEAGWRVYILLDLASAHRDSWFTLILIATLLTLGLLVILFITEKINNVRQLREARDLLETRVMARTVDLTASNERLLEEIEEREKTAAELKQTQDELIQAAKLALLGQMSAGINHELNQPLTAIQAYADNAGKFLTKNRQAEAEDNLSQISLLCKKMANIIAQFKVFSRKTSGTFLPVEVISCIADSLRLLDSQIKRNQIQLMVNATIKEAFILGDAVRLEQVFVNLLSNAIQELNESTKKAITINVEISNIETSNDKLIIQFRDSGPGITNVKKIFEPFYTTKEISLGLGLGLTISKRIIESFNGQLTAANHPAGGAVFSVELPLYKGASKNEKENK